GGACCACGACCGACGCCGACGGCAACTTTGCACTCACGGTCAGCTCTGCTCAGGCTACGTTACGGTTCTCGTTTGTAGGCTTTGAGACGCTAGAGCTTTCACTAAACGGCCGTACCTATGTAGAAGTTTTGCTGCGGCCTTCAGTGGCCGTTTTGGGAGAAGTGGTCGTAACAGCACTAGGGATTGAGCACCAAAGCCGCGCTGTCGGCTATGCGGTAAGCCAGGTCAATGCCCGAGATCTCGTTGCGGGCACCGAAACGAACTTCGGTAACCTGCTGCAAGGCAAAGTGGCGGGCCTAGAGATCAGCCCAACCGCAGGAGGCACAGGGGCTTCAACAAGGATTGTGATTCGCGGCGTTTCGTCGCTCACCGGCGACAACCAGCCGCTCATTGTGGTCGATGGTGTCCCTATCGACAATACTACGATCGGCTCGGCCGGAATGTGGGGCGGCTTCGATGGCGGGGACGGAATTTCAAGCCTGAACCCAAACGACGTGGAAAGCATCTCGGTACTTAAGGGTGCAGCAGCCGCAGCCCTCTATGGAACGCGCGCCCGCAACGGCGTGATCTTGATCAACACGCGCTCCAAAAAGGCATGCCCAGTGGCTACAATGCCACCACAATCCAGAACCATCCAAGCTGGACCGGAGACTTGGCCGACTACTCACGGGTTAATCCCTTGCTAACCGATTTCGACGATCCGGTCTTCTTCTTGACCTATGCCCAAACGGCCTTGCTACGGGCCGAAGCGGCCGTGCGCGGGTGGACCAGTGAAAACCCGGCAACACTGTATGCCGAAGGCGTGCGCGCTGCTATGAAACAACTCTCCCTCTACGACGCAGGTGGGAGAGCCGACATCTCGGACGCTGCGATTAATGCTTACCTAGCTGCAAATCCTCTCAGCAACGACCCCAACGAGGCCTTGCGTCAAATCAACGAGCAGTACTGGGTAGCTTCTTTTCTCGATGGCATCGAAGCTTGGGCTAACTGGCGACGCAGCGGCTATCCCATACTCGAACCTGCCCCCGTGGATGATCCTAACCCGTATCCCGGCAACGTGACCAACGGCCAAATTCCACGGCGCCTCCCCTATCCGGTCACCGAAGGCGTGCTCAATAAGGCAAACTATGAAGAAGCCCTTAGCCGTCAAGGCTTGCGGGGAGACCCCAGTGACATGGCCGTTCCCGTCTGGTGGGACCGACCCTAACCTGTTAGGTACTTTAAGGCCCGCAGCCTCGCGGCTGCGGGCCTTTGACTTTATGTTGGGAGCGGTCCCTAATCGATCTGCAGCTTGTTTTTCCTGCATAGCGCGGTGTATCCTTAAAAAAGGAATGCAAATACCTACGCTGCCATGGACCCGCTGAAGTCGTTTATCTACGGGGCTTTGCTCCTTACTGCCCCCGCCTTTGCCCAGTACCCTGCAGCCGAGCGCATAACGCTCTATTGGGGCCTTTCGGCCAATCAAGAAAACGGCCGCGCACGCTGGGAGCTGACCTTGGTCAACCAAGACACGGTGGCACTGCCAGCTTCAGGCTGGACGCTCTTTTTTAACTTTATGCGCCCCATCGACGCCCAAAGCGTCTCGCCTATGGTGCGGCTTACGCATATAAACGGTGATTTTTACCGACTAGAGCCTACCGAAACGTTCACCCCTCTTCCAGCTGGCGCGCGCCGTACGCTAACGTTTGAATCTTTGGGTCCCATCCTTAAAGCCATTGATGCCCCAACGGGCTTTTATTTTGTATTTCGCGATACCGAAGGCCAAGCGTTGCCGCCCGCGCCAGTACGCGACGTGCGCATTTTACCCTTTGTCTCCGCCTTTCAAACGCAGAGCCATCCGGCAGATCAGCGCCCTAGTCCTACCCCAGCGCTCGATTACTACCAAAATGCCTACCTCCACCTGCTTCCATCTGAAACCTTGATTCCCGTTATTCCTACCCCCTACCACCTTTCCCGTCAAGCGGGCAGTTGCCAACTCGATCGCGCGACAACCATCACCTATGAGCCTGCTTTGGCCCGCGAAGCGGACTTCTTAGCCCAAGCATTGACGCCCCTTTTAGGCACGCGCCCGCACCTGGTCGAAGGCGGTGAGGTTCAAAAAGGCATTCGGCTTCAGCTGGGCACTGTGCGCCTTCCGGAT
This Rhodothermus bifroesti DNA region includes the following protein-coding sequences:
- a CDS encoding SusD/RagB family nutrient-binding outer membrane lipoprotein, producing the protein MPSGYNATTIQNHPSWTGDLADYSRVNPLLTDFDDPVFFLTYAQTALLRAEAAVRGWTSENPATLYAEGVRAAMKQLSLYDAGGRADISDAAINAYLAANPLSNDPNEALRQINEQYWVASFLDGIEAWANWRRSGYPILEPAPVDDPNPYPGNVTNGQIPRRLPYPVTEGVLNKANYEEALSRQGLRGDPSDMAVPVWWDRP
- a CDS encoding TonB-dependent receptor plug domain-containing protein; protein product: MLLFGATSAQAQVAVRGIVRSADDDSPLPGVNIVEVGTMTGTTTDADGNFALTVSSAQATLRFSFVGFETLELSLNGRTYVEVLLRPSVAVLGEVVVTALGIEHQSRAVGYAVSQVNARDLVAGTETNFGNLLQGKVAGLEISPTAGGTGASTRIVIRGVSSLTGDNQPLIVVDGVPIDNTTIGSAGMWGGFDGGDGISSLNPNDVESISVLKGAAAAALYGTRARNGVILINTRSKKACPVATMPPQSRTIQAGPETWPTTHGLIPC